The proteins below are encoded in one region of Cucurbita pepo subsp. pepo cultivar mu-cu-16 chromosome LG10, ASM280686v2, whole genome shotgun sequence:
- the LOC111803050 gene encoding protein NUCLEAR FUSION DEFECTIVE 6, chloroplastic/mitochondrial-like isoform X6: MSSAAAMAARSAFRSTLARATISRRLTNGAKVKSPASPFSIPKQNPLSQSPRILRSPVEMSCCVESLLPYHSATASALLTSMLSVSRRSYGWTSEDG, from the exons ATGTCCTCCGCCGCTGCCATGGCTGCTAGATCAGCCTTCAGATCAACCCTAGCCCGAGCCACTATCTCCCGCAGACTTACCAATGGTGCCAAAGTGAAATCACCCGCATCTCCGTTCAGCATCCCCAAGCAGAATCCACTCTCCCAGTCCCCTCGCATTTTGAG ATCTCCTGTTGAAATGAGTTGCTGTGTGGAATCGTTGCTTCCTTACCACTCTGCTACTGCCTCTGCATTGCTTACGTCTATGCTTTCCGTCTCTCGTCGTAGCTACGGTTGGACTTCTGAAG
- the LOC111803050 gene encoding protein NUCLEAR FUSION DEFECTIVE 6, chloroplastic/mitochondrial-like isoform X4 — MSSAAAMAARSAFRSTLARATISRRLTNGAKVKSPASPFSIPKQNPLSQSPRILRSPVEMSCCVESLLPYHSATASALLTSMLSVSRRSYGWTSEDS; from the exons ATGTCCTCCGCCGCTGCCATGGCTGCTAGATCAGCCTTCAGATCAACCCTAGCCCGAGCCACTATCTCCCGCAGACTTACCAATGGTGCCAAAGTGAAATCACCCGCATCTCCGTTCAGCATCCCCAAGCAGAATCCACTCTCCCAGTCCCCTCGCATTTTGAG ATCTCCTGTTGAAATGAGTTGCTGTGTGGAATCGTTGCTTCCTTACCACTCTGCTACTGCCTCTGCATTGCTTACGTCTATGCTTTCCGTCTCTCGTCGTAGCTACGGTTGGACTTCTGAAG
- the LOC111803050 gene encoding protein NUCLEAR FUSION DEFECTIVE 6, chloroplastic/mitochondrial-like isoform X2, whose translation MSSAAAMAARSAFRSTLARATISRRLTNGAKVKSPASPFSIPKQNPLSQSPRILRSPVEMSCCVESLLPYHSATASALLTSMLSVSRRSYGWTSEDCNDDV comes from the exons ATGTCCTCCGCCGCTGCCATGGCTGCTAGATCAGCCTTCAGATCAACCCTAGCCCGAGCCACTATCTCCCGCAGACTTACCAATGGTGCCAAAGTGAAATCACCCGCATCTCCGTTCAGCATCCCCAAGCAGAATCCACTCTCCCAGTCCCCTCGCATTTTGAG ATCTCCTGTTGAAATGAGTTGCTGTGTGGAATCGTTGCTTCCTTACCACTCTGCTACTGCCTCTGCATTGCTTACGTCTATGCTTTCCGTCTCTCGTCGTAGCTACGGTTGGACTTCTGAAG
- the LOC111803050 gene encoding protein NUCLEAR FUSION DEFECTIVE 6, chloroplastic/mitochondrial-like isoform X5: protein MSSAAAMAARSAFRSTLARATISRRLTNGAKVKSPASPFSIPKQNPLSQSPRILRSPVEMSCCVESLLPYHSATASALLTSMLSVSRRSYGWTSEGS from the exons ATGTCCTCCGCCGCTGCCATGGCTGCTAGATCAGCCTTCAGATCAACCCTAGCCCGAGCCACTATCTCCCGCAGACTTACCAATGGTGCCAAAGTGAAATCACCCGCATCTCCGTTCAGCATCCCCAAGCAGAATCCACTCTCCCAGTCCCCTCGCATTTTGAG ATCTCCTGTTGAAATGAGTTGCTGTGTGGAATCGTTGCTTCCTTACCACTCTGCTACTGCCTCTGCATTGCTTACGTCTATGCTTTCCGTCTCTCGTCGTAGCTACGGTTGGACTTCTGAAG
- the LOC111803050 gene encoding protein NUCLEAR FUSION DEFECTIVE 6, chloroplastic/mitochondrial-like isoform X3, whose translation MSSAAAMAARSAFRSTLARATISRRLTNGAKVKSPASPFSIPKQNPLSQSPRILRSPVEMSCCVESLLPYHSATASALLTSMLSVSRRSYGWTSEGQDETI comes from the exons ATGTCCTCCGCCGCTGCCATGGCTGCTAGATCAGCCTTCAGATCAACCCTAGCCCGAGCCACTATCTCCCGCAGACTTACCAATGGTGCCAAAGTGAAATCACCCGCATCTCCGTTCAGCATCCCCAAGCAGAATCCACTCTCCCAGTCCCCTCGCATTTTGAG ATCTCCTGTTGAAATGAGTTGCTGTGTGGAATCGTTGCTTCCTTACCACTCTGCTACTGCCTCTGCATTGCTTACGTCTATGCTTTCCGTCTCTCGTCGTAGCTACGGTTGGACTTCTGAAG